A region of the Vibrio tubiashii genome:
CCAAGAAATGAGTTGTCATTCTTGTTGCCGTAATCGACACGTGCGCCACCGAACTTGCCGTAAAGAGAAATATCTTCAGTCAAAGACAGGTTGAGCTTAGGTGCTATAGTGAAGGCTTTTACTTTCTCATCAGCTAAACCGTCTGCTGTAAATTCACCTAGATAGTCATAGCCCGCTTCTAGCGATAGGAAATCCATGAACTGGTAACCCGCTAAAACACCTACTGTCATTGAATCATCATCACAATTGGCAGTAATTGAAGTACAAGCGTCATCCAACCATGACTTACCGACTTTACCACCTAAATAGAAATCTGCGTTTGCATTCATTGATGCCAGTGCAAGCGTACTTGAAATTACCACTGCTAACTTTTTCATGAGTCCTTCCCCATTTTTCATTATGTTTATGCCAATCAAACTACTTTAGACCAACTGCTCTAGTTTAGTCATAGAACTAGACGATAGCATTACTATTGCATATGCCAAGCAAAATAAATTGCAAGCCAGATTACCTGCGTCATTATAATTGGCTTAACCGTCTTACAAATAAGACATCACTACAACCAGTAACAGATATTGGGTCATCTCTCAGGCAACAAAAAAACCGCAGCAATTTGCTGCGGTTTTGGTTTCGATTCAGGCGAGCTTGCTATGCGTTAGCTTCGCGCTCAGCAACAAACTCTAGTGCCATCTTGATGCGAGCAATAACGCGCTCTTTGCCTACGAGTTCCATTACTGCGTCAACTGATGGAGATTGACCACCGCCAGTTACCGCAACACGCAGTGGCATACCGATTTTGCCCATGCCGATCTCTAGTTCTTCACAAACCGCTGCGATCACGCCTTGTTTGATGTTGTCCGTTGTCCACTCTTCTAGCGCTTCAACTTTTTCTAATGCTAGTGCTAGAGGCTCTTTAGCAACGCCACGAAGGTGCTTCTTCGCTGCACCCGCTTCAAACTCAGAGAAATCTTCGTAGAAGTAACGGATTTGCTCAGCTAGCTCCACAAGCGTATTACAACGCTCGCCAACTAAAGTGATCACTTCCGTGATTGCTGGGCCGTTTTCAACGTTTAGTTTTTGGTTATCTAGGTGCCATTGCAGATGCTCAGCTACGTATTCAGGAGCTGAAGTCTTGATGTAATGGTTGTTCAACCAAAGTAGCTTTTCAGTATTGAAGGCAGATGCTGACTTCGAAATCGCGCTCAAGCTAAATAGATCAATCATCTCTTGCTCTGAGAAGATCTCTTGGTCACCGTGAGACCAACCTAGACGTACTAGGTAGTTGTTCAGTGCATTCGGGAGGTAACCTTCATCACGGTACTGCATCACAGAGACCGCACCATGGCGCTTAGACAGCTTGGCACCATCATCACCAAGAATCATCGCACAGTGTGCAAATGTTGGTACAGGTGCACCTAGCGCTTCATAAATGTTGATTTGACGAGGCGTGTTGTTGATGTGATCTTCACCGCGAACAACATGAGTAATACCCATATCCCAGTCATCCACCACAACAACAAAGTTGTATGTTGGCGCACCATCAGTACGACGAATAATCAGATCATCTAACTGGCTGTTTGCGATTTCAATACGGCCACGGATTTGATCTTCAAATACCACGCTGCCTTCTTTTGGGTTACGGAAACGGATAACAAACGCGTCACCCTCTTTCGCTTCTGCGTTTGCAGCAACGATTTTCGGATGGTTTGCATCGTAGCGAGGCATCTCTTTCGCCGCTTCTTGCTCAGCACGGATCTCATCTAATAGCTCTTTAGATGCGTAACACTTGTATGCTTTGTCTTCAGCTAGCAGCTTATCAACCATTTCGTTGTAACGGTCAAAACGCTTAGATTGGAAGTAAGGACCTTCATTCCACTCTAAACCCATCCATTGCATACCTTCTAGGATCGCATCTACCGCTTCCTGAGAGTTACGTTCTAGGTCCGTATCTTCGATACGTAGAACAAATTCACCACCTTGGTTTTTAGCGTAAAGCCAAGAATAAAGTGCAGTACGAGCACCACCAACGTGTAGGTAGCCTGTTGGGCTAGGAGCAAAACGAGTTTTAACCGTCATGTAAAATACCTTGATTGTCTAAATGACCGCACCACTCTATTCAAATGAGGATGGTGCCAAAATTGCGCGTTATTTTAGCACCGATATGCAAATCTACAATCCATCTACAGCATGTTTTGTTTATTCATTGATGTGTTTGACTGCCCAAGAGATAAACTCTTGACGCTGAGTCGGCGTCATAGACAAGAAGTCGCTTTTAATTGAACTGCTTGAAGTCGAGATAGCTGTCTTCATCTCTGCTTGAGCACCTGTGCTCTTGATTTTCTCAGTGTGGCTTGCGTGAGGTGCTACAGCATCTGTGTGGGAGATAGAGGCAATGCCCCCAACTTGGTTATACTCAGCCACTGCCGCTTCATAATCATTGAACTGAGAAAAGCCTTTAATGTGTAGCAGATCAACCTGATAATCAACAGCCTTACCCTGAGCATCCAATAGTGAGAAATCCAATGCTTTACGGAACGTTTTTGCTTGGTCAACATGACGAAAAACCGGATAGCTAAGGGTGACCGGAGCAGACGCGGCATCAAATTTAATTACGACTGACGGAAACACCAGTTTGTTTCGACGACCATCTTCAACAACCAGTTGGTCAAGGGCGAACAAGAGCTGGTTTTGACCCTCTTGCAAATTAATCACTTGAGCGCTTTTATAATCGTTACGAGTCAGCTCTTTTCCATTTAGCACTAACGGCTCAATCTCGTTAATAATAGTCAGCTCAGCCGCTCCCACTGGCAGTGCCATCGCAGCGAATAAAAGTGCGCTTGTTAGTTTTTTCATAGATTCCTCGACGTCAAAGCGAATAGTAAACAACGAAGGGCGGCATAAAGCCGCCCATATAATTTTAATTAATAGTTAGAACCAGTATTCGATACCGACAGACGCTTCATCAAAGCTGTCTGACTTCCAACGGCCTTGGTAACCTTCACCAGTAGTACCAGTGTTTTCTAGGTCATTCATTGCGTAAC
Encoded here:
- a CDS encoding DUF2057 family protein translates to MKKLTSALLFAAMALPVGAAELTIINEIEPLVLNGKELTRNDYKSAQVINLQEGQNQLLFALDQLVVEDGRRNKLVFPSVVIKFDAASAPVTLSYPVFRHVDQAKTFRKALDFSLLDAQGKAVDYQVDLLHIKGFSQFNDYEAAVAEYNQVGGIASISHTDAVAPHASHTEKIKSTGAQAEMKTAISTSSSSIKSDFLSMTPTQRQEFISWAVKHINE
- the gltX gene encoding glutamate--tRNA ligase yields the protein MTVKTRFAPSPTGYLHVGGARTALYSWLYAKNQGGEFVLRIEDTDLERNSQEAVDAILEGMQWMGLEWNEGPYFQSKRFDRYNEMVDKLLAEDKAYKCYASKELLDEIRAEQEAAKEMPRYDANHPKIVAANAEAKEGDAFVIRFRNPKEGSVVFEDQIRGRIEIANSQLDDLIIRRTDGAPTYNFVVVVDDWDMGITHVVRGEDHINNTPRQINIYEALGAPVPTFAHCAMILGDDGAKLSKRHGAVSVMQYRDEGYLPNALNNYLVRLGWSHGDQEIFSEQEMIDLFSLSAISKSASAFNTEKLLWLNNHYIKTSAPEYVAEHLQWHLDNQKLNVENGPAITEVITLVGERCNTLVELAEQIRYFYEDFSEFEAGAAKKHLRGVAKEPLALALEKVEALEEWTTDNIKQGVIAAVCEELEIGMGKIGMPLRVAVTGGGQSPSVDAVMELVGKERVIARIKMALEFVAEREANA